The following proteins come from a genomic window of Fontisubflavum oceani:
- a CDS encoding hexameric tyrosine-coordinated heme protein — translation MSWLPSLLTETPEKGYDLAIMLSRMAVKKTQPDDAARQRMRPDYANNADSLTAASHVVATNFQTVAAANNYWRP, via the coding sequence ATGTCCTGGCTACCAAGCTTGCTCACCGAAACCCCAGAGAAGGGCTATGATCTGGCGATCATGCTCTCGCGAATGGCGGTCAAGAAGACCCAGCCCGATGATGCCGCGCGTCAGCGGATGCGGCCGGATTACGCCAATAACGCAGATAGTCTGACGGCGGCGTCACATGTCGTGGCGACCAACTTCCAAACCGTCGCGGCGGCCAACAATTATTGGCGCCCATAG